The Cottoperca gobio chromosome 22, fCotGob3.1, whole genome shotgun sequence genome contains a region encoding:
- the LOC115027611 gene encoding kazal-type serine protease inhibitor domain-containing protein 1-like codes for MAQLCLCVYIYMSVWLHTSFGLPPQHRGWLRLWEEGEGCRECNQHLCPPVPYNCPAGRVQDDCECCEQCANVEGQQCDPDGAQKFYGLCGEGLICQIKIPNRGHRAEPEPTCVCQEKGPVCGSDGWTYPNVCQMRESASHHKTTLKLTERGPCHSAPRIIRSPRNLVNYTGNDIVFGCEVSAYPLPNLSWRKTGSDNFLPGDDPHISVQARGGPQRYTVSAWLQIQGLHVSDAGVYSCISHNALGETSASAQLTVLRQVVKVMKDRAEEEQEHFDHLEEGSGVGQLASGHYTWV; via the exons ATGGCTCAGCTGTGCCTGTGCGTTTATATATACATGAGTGTGTGGCTCCATACTTCCTTCGGGTTGCCACCCCAGCACCGTGGATGGCTGCGGCTGTGGGAGGAGGGCGAGGGCTGCAGGGAGTGCAATCAGCACCTTTGCCCCCCAGTCCCCTACAACTGTCCTGCAGGTCGGGTGCAGGATGACTGTGAATGCTGTGAGCAGTGTGCTAACGTGGAGGGGCAGCAGTGTGACCCGGATGGAGCTCAGAAGTTCTACGGCCTCTGTGGAGAGGGCCTGATCTGCCAGATAAAAATACCAAATCGGGGACACAGGGCTGAGCCAGAacctacatgtgtgtgtcaggaaaAGGGCCCCGTATGTGGCTCAGATGGGTGGACCTACCCAAATGTTTGCCAGATGAGAGAGTCCGCCAGCCACCATAAAACAACCCTGAAGCTCACTGAAAGAGGACCCTGCCACTCAG CGCCCCGTATCATTCGAAGCCCCAGAAACCTGGTTAACTACACCGGGAACGACATTGTGTTTGGGTGCGAAGTCTCAGCCTACCCTCTTCCAAACCTGAGCTGGAGGAAGACAGGGAGTGACAACTTCCTGCCAGGAGATGATCCCCACATCTCTGTCCAG GCTCGAGGCGGTCCCCAGCGCTACACTGTCTCTGCCTGGCTTCAGATACAGGGCCTCCACGTCTCTGACGCAGGGGTCTACTCTTGCATATCTCACAATGCCTTGGGGGAAACGTCGGCATCAGCACAGCTCACAGTGTTGAGACAGG TGGTGAAGGTGATGAAAGACCGTgctgaggaggaacaggagCACTTTGATCATCTGGAGGAAGGCAGTGGTGTTGGACAGCTGGCATCTGGACATTATACCTGGGTATAA
- the gale gene encoding LOW QUALITY PROTEIN: UDP-glucose 4-epimerase (The sequence of the model RefSeq protein was modified relative to this genomic sequence to represent the inferred CDS: deleted 1 base in 1 codon), whose protein sequence is MAEKVLVTGGGGYIGSHCVVELIEAGFQPVVVDNFSNSARGEGDVPESIRRIEKLLDTSIEFHELDLLDQPGLEKLFKKHSFSAVMHFAGLKAVGESVEKPLHYYRVNLTASMNLLEVMQAHSVHNLVFSSSATVYGDPQHLPIDEQHPVGGCTNPYGQSKYFIEEMIKDLCKAEKDWNAVLLRYFNPIGAHVSGLIGEDPQGIPNNLLPYVAQVAIGRRKFLSVYGNDYDTLDGTGVRDYIHVVDLAKGHIAALKKLKDDCGCKVYNLGTGTGYSVLQMVKAMEKASGKEIAYKIAPRREGDIASCYADPRLAHKELGWKAKFDLETMCEDLWRWQSKNPSGFSNGTSS, encoded by the exons ATGGCAGAGAAGGTGCTGGTCACAGGTGGAGGAGGCTACATTGGGAGTCACTGTGTGGTGGAGCTCATTGAAGCAGGTTTCCAGCCAGTCGTGGTAGATAACTTCAGTAACTCTGCTAGAG GAGAAGGGGATGTGCCAGAAAGCATACGTAGGATAGAGAAGCTCTTGGACACCAGCATTGAGTTTCATGAACTCGATCTTTTGGACCAACCTGGCTTGGAGAAACTCTTCAAAAAG CATTCTTTCAGTGCGGTGATGCACTTTGCTGGTCTGAAGGCTGTTGGCGAGTCAGTGGAGAAGCCGTTACACTACTACAGAGTCAACCTCACCGCCTCCATGAACCTGCTCGAG GTGATGCAGGCTCACAGCGTGCACAATCTGGTCTTCAGCAGCTCGGCCACGGTGTATGGAGACCCTCAGCACCTTCCCATCGACGAGCAGCACCCCGTGGGCGGCTGCACCAATCCCTACGGCCAGTCCAAGTATTTCATTGAGGAGATGATCAAGGACCTCTGTAAAGCTGAGAAG GACTGGAATGCAGTGCTGCTGCGTTATTTCAACCCAATTGGAGCTCATGTTTCTGGCCTGATCGGAGAGGACCCTCAGGGTATCCCCAACAACCTGCTGCCATATGTTGCCCAG GTTGCCATTGGGAGACGAAAGTTCCTCAGTGTATACGGGAACGATTATGACACACTTGAC GGGACAG GTGTGCGAGATTATATCCACGTCGTCGATCTGGCAAAAGGACACATAGCAGctctgaagaagctgaaggacGACTGTGGCTGCAAG GTTTACAACCTGGGAACAGGGACGGGCTACTCTGTGCTCCAGATGGTGAAAGCCATGGAGAAGGCATCAGGGAAAGAG ATCGCATACAAAATCGCTCCACGTAGGGAAGGAGACATCGCATCCTGCTATGCTGACCCTCGTCTAGCCCACAAGGAGCTCGGCTGGAAGGCCAAATTTGACCTGGAAACAATGT GTGAGGATCTGTGGCGCTGGCAGTCCAAGAACCCCTCTGGATTTTCCAATGGCACATCCTCTTGA
- the zbtb8a gene encoding zinc finger and BTB domain-containing protein 8A yields MEMVADLGASRLYRAPGESSHQQPQRWFNAADITVAHQSSLLKQLNQQRRQELFCDCNVLVEGQLFRAHRNILFASSGYFRMLLSQGPDDLADSIDATFDVFSPETFTVILDFIYSGQLDLSSHNVIEVMSAASYLQMNNVINYCKNFIKSSLDISVKDEDSDRCLSLSETCSFTSGAGEETSEQQQQGPSSVSPPPALWTRDNSRSQSSFMGKDLDLESPASALKTNPSSPADDLNAETEDMQDPQDPLYTLPGSERRRGKGGTKRRASNSSRSNQPEDLDIEEARTQKAEKAEELYATLPPMLGVIGHLNKDSNPIMRFKCPFCTHTVKRKADLKRHLRCHTGERPYPCQACNKRFTRLEHLRSHFETIHQARKLVCRKCKCQVTEDTGHVVCEGTRRYRMCTACVQEVDCDDIPMDSLDGANEEPALLLGVDGEEEGDSKRSWMVTDDDDLAEDSGADLIIQQVDDSDEELQ; encoded by the exons atggaaatggtGGCAGACTTGGGGGCGAGTAGACTCTATCGGGCGCCGGGTGAATCAAGTCACCA GCAGCCTCAGAGGTGGTTCAACGCCGCTGACATCACAGTGGCTCACCAAAGCAGTTTGCTGAAGCAGCTCAACCAGCAGCGCCGCCAGGAGCTATTCTGTGACTGCAATGTGCTGGTGGAGGGTCAGCTCTTCAGGGCCCACCGCAACATCCTGTTCGCCAGCAGCGGCTACTTCCGCATGCTGCTGTCCCAGGGGCCCGACGACCTGGCCGACTCCATCGACGCCACGTTCGACGTCTTCAGCCCTGAGACCTTCACCGTCATCCTGGATTTCATCTACTCCGGTCAGCTGGACCTCTCCAGTCACAACGTGATCGAGGTGATGTCTGCAGCCAGCTACTTGCAGATGAACAATGTCATCAACTACTGCAAGAACTTCATCAAATCCTCCTTGGACATCAGCGTAAAGGATGAGGACAGTGATCGCTGCCTCAGTTTGTCTGAGACCTGCAGTTTCACCAGTGGAGCAGGAGAAGAGAcctcagagcagcagcagcaaggcCCCAGCTCTGTCAGCCCACCACCAGCGCTCTGGACCCGGGACAACTCCAGATCCCAGTCTAGCTTTATGGGGAAGGACCTTGACCTGGAGTCACCGGCCTCAGCGCTGAAGACTAACCCGAGCAGCCCTGCTGATGATCTCAATGCAGAAACGGAGGACATGCAGGACCCTCAGGACCCTTTGTACACCTTGCCTGGATCAGAGCGCAGGCGAGGTAAAGGTGGAACCAAGAGGAGAGCGTCCAACAGCTCTCGCTCCAACCAACCTGAAGACTTAGACATCGAGGAGGCGAGGACACAAAAGGCTGAAAAGGCAGAGGAGCTGTATGCTACTCTTCCACCTATGTTGGGTGTTATTGGACACTTAAATAAAG ACTCCAACCCCATTATGCGCTTCAAATGTCCCTTTTGCACACATACGGTGAAGAGGAAGGCAGACCTGAAGCGTCACTTGCGCTGCCACACTGGAGAGAGGCCTTACCCCTGTCAGGCCTGCAATAAACGCTTCACTCGCTTGGAGCATCTTCGTAGCCATTTTGAGACA ATCCATCAAGCCAGGAAACTGGTGTGCAGGAAGTGTAAGTGTCAGGTGACGGAGGACACTGGGCATGTGGTGTGTGAGGGCACACGACGCTACCGCATGTGCACCGCGTGCGTCCAGGAAGTGGATTGCGATGACATCCCCATGGACAGTCTAGATGGCGCCAATGAGGAGCCGGCCCTTTTGTTAGGGGTGGatggggaggaagagggggacaGCAAGAGGAGCTGGATGGTAACGGATGACGACGACCTGGCTGAAGACTCGGGGGCCGACCTCATCATCCAACAAGTGGACGACAGTGACGAGGAGCTGCAGTGA
- the hmgcl gene encoding hydroxymethylglutaryl-CoA lyase, mitochondrial, which yields MAAVMRIVNRSALHSAMGQKYVAYSSAAKVSAAGVRAGQALPEKVKIVEVGPRDGLQNEKTMVPTETKIHLINMLSATGLGVIEATSFVSPKWVPQMADQVEVMEGICRKPGVSYPVLTPNLKGFQAAVKAGASEVAIFGAASELFSKKNINCSVDESLQRFDEVMKAAKEAGVPVRGYVSCVLGCPYEGKVAPEKVAHVAKRLYSMGCYEISLGDTIGVGTPGSMSEMLEAVSREVPVNALAVHCHDTYGQALANILVALQMGISVVDSSVAGLGGCPYAQGASGNVATEDVVYMLHGLGIQTGVDLSKLMDAGAFICRTLNRKTSSKVAQATCKL from the exons ATGGCGGCCGTCATGAGAATTGTTAACAGAAGCGCTTTACATTCAGCAATGGGTCAGAAGTATGTGGCATATAGTTCAGCAGCAAAGGTCTCCGCA GCTGGCGTAAGAGCAGGTCAAGCTCTTCCAGAGAAGGTGAAAATAGTGGAGGTGGGACCCAGAGATGGTCTCCAGAATGAAAAG ACTATGGTGCCAACAGAGACAAAGATTCATTTGATTAACATGTTGTCAGCGACAGGGCTGGGAGTCATTGAGGCCACCAGCTTTGTATCTCCAAAATGGGTTCCACAG ATGGCAGACCaggtggaggtgatggaggggaTCTGTAGGAAACCTGGAGTGTCTTACCCCGTCCTCACCCCCAATCTTAAGGGTTTCCAGGCTGCT GTGAAGGCTGGAGCTTCAGAGGTAGCCATATTTGGTGCTGCATCTGAGCTCTTCAGTAAGAAGAACATAAACTGCTCAGTGGATGAGAGTTTACAGCGCTTTGACGAGGTTATGAAAGCAGCTAAAGAAGCCGGTGTGCCAGTAAGAGG TTATGTGTCATGTGTTCTTGGATGTCCATATGAAGGCAAGGTGGCACCTGAAAAAGTTGCACAT GTAGCTAAGCGTCTGTACTCCATGGGCTGCTATGAGATCTCTCTCGGGGACACTATTGGAGTGGGGACTCCAGGTAGCATGAGTGAAATGCTGGAGGCCGTGAGCAGAGAGGTGCCAGTTAATGCCTTGGCAGTGCACTGCCATGATACCTATGGCCAGGCCCTGGCTAACATCCTCGTAGCCTTACAG ATGGGCATCAGTGTGGTAGACTCGTCAGTAGCTGGACTGGGCGGCTGTCCCTACGCCCAGGGGGCTTCTGGGAATGTTGCTACTGAAGATGTAGTCTACATGCTGCATGGACTTGGGATTCAAACG GGAGTGGACCTCTCAAAGCTGATGGACGCTGGAGCTTTCATCTGTCGAACCCTCAACAGGAAGACCAGCTCCAAAGTAGCGCAGGCCACCTGCAAGCTGTAG
- the gjb3 gene encoding gap junction protein beta 3 — protein MDWKTFQALLSGVNKYSTAFGRVWLSVVFVFRVMVYVVAAERVWGDEQKDFDCNTKQPGCANVCYDHFFPISHIRLWALQLIFITCPSFMVVMHVAYRDDRERKYKMKHGDNSKLYTNTGKKHGGLWWTYLISLFVKTGIEVAFLYILHHIYDSFYLPRLVKCSGAPCPNLVDCYIGHPTEKKVFTYFMVGASGLCIVLNICEIIYLISKRFVRIGNKLKRRHRNTDVEPTEPRHSNTAVEPRHSNTAVQQDDYINKDPFNNSYVMMPVKDRKDKPPSFNSALKSSHGPSLLKLEEKIRASAPNLSSSS, from the coding sequence ATGGACTGGAAGACCTTCCAAGCCCTCCTCAGTGGGGTGAACAAATACTCTACGGCGTTCGGGCGGGTATGGCTGTCCGTGGTGTTTGTGTTCAGGGTCATGGTGTACGTGGTGGCGGCGGAGCGAGTGTGGGGCGACGAGCAGAAAGACTTTGACTGTAACACCAAACAGCCCGGCTGCGCCAACGTCTGCTACGACCACTTCTTCCCCATCTCCCACATCCGCCTGTGGGCCCTACAGCTCATCTTCATAACCTGCCCGTCCTTCATGGTGGTCATGCACGTGGCGTACCGTGACGACCGCGAGCGCAAGTACAAGATGAAGCATGGAGACAACTCTAAGTTGTACACCAACACGGGCAAGAAGCATGGCGGCTTGTGGTGGACCTATCTGATCAGCCTCTTCGTAAAGACGGGCATTGAGGTCGCATTCCTCTACATCCTCCACCACATCTACGACAGTTTCTACCTGCCGAGACTGGTCAAGTGCAGCGGGGCGCCTTGCCCCAACCTGGTGGACTGCTACATCGGCCACCCCACTGAGAAGAAGGTCTTCACCTACTTCATGGTCGGAGCTTCGGGTCTCTGCATCGTCCTGAACATCTGCGAGATAATCTATCTCATCTCCAAACGCTTTGTACGAATCGGCAACAAGCTCAAGAGGCGCCATCGCAACACGGATGTGGAACCGACGGAACCGCGCCATAGCAACACGGCTGTGGAACCGCGCCATAGCAACACGGCTGTGCAACAAGACGACTACATCAACAAGGATCCCTTTAACAACAGCTATGTGATGATGCCGGTGAAGGACCGGAAGGATAAGCCTCCATCCTTTAATAGTGCGCTCAAATCCTCACACGGGCCATCTCTACTCAAACTGGAGGAGAAGATCCGGGCCTCTGCTCCTAATCTGTCGTCTTCTTCATGA
- the gjb10 gene encoding gap junction protein beta 10: MNWAFLQGLLSGVNKYSTAFGRVWLSIVFLFRVMVFVVAAEKVWGDEQKDFKCNTAQPGCHNVCYDHFFPVSHVRLWALQLIFVTCPSLLVVMHVAYRDDRERKHRLKYGENCRTLYLNTGKKRGGLWWTYVLTLVFKIGVDTTFVYLLYHIYEGYDFPSLIKCEEKPCPNKVDCFIARPTEKRIFTIFMVVTSLACILLSIFEIVYLIGKRCRECFVSVHKSRHVMTNTMSSGSTLMDSNRLKVHPGKGTPDTPAPSYRLVIS, encoded by the coding sequence ATGAACTGGGCATTCCTCCAGGGTCTCCTCAGCGGGGTGAACAAGTACTCCACAGCCTTCGGCCGAGTGTGGCTCTCTATAGTTTTCCTCTTCAGGGTCATGGTGTTTGTGGTGGCTGCGGAGAAGGTATGGGGCGACGAACAGAAAGACTTCAAATGCAACACGGCTCAACCCGGGTGCCACAACGTCTGCTATGACCACTTCTTCCCCGTGTCCCATGTGCGGCTTTGGGCTCTGCAGCTCATCTTCGTCACCTGCCCCTCTCTCCTGGTGGTGATGCACGTGGCCTACAGGGACGACAGGGAACGGAAACACCGGCTCAAGTATGGCGAGAACTGCCGCACCCTCTACCTGAACACGGGCAAGAAGCGCGGAGGCCTGTGGTGGACCTATGTCCTTACTTTGGTCTTCAAAATAGGTGTGGACACCACCTTCGTCTACCTCCTCTACCACATCTACGAGGGTTACGACTTCCCCTCGCTCATTAAGTGCGAAGAGAAGCCCTGCCCCAACAAGGTGGACTGCTTCATCGCTCGGCCCACTGAGAAGcgcatcttcaccatcttcatgGTGGTCACCAGTTTGGCCTGCATCCTCCTCTCTATTTTCGAAATCGTCTACCTGATTGGCAAACGCTGCCGTGAATGTTTTGTATCGGTGCATAAATCTCGCCACGTCATGACCAACACGATGTCCAGTGGAAGCACCTTGATGGATTCTAACAGGCTGAAGGTTCATCCTGGCAAAGGCACCCCTGATACGCCAGCTCCTTCATACAGATTGGTCATATCTTGA
- the ppie gene encoding peptidyl-prolyl cis-trans isomerase E, whose amino-acid sequence MASNKRVLYVGGLAEEVDEKVLHAAFIPFGDITDIQIPLDYETEKHRGFAFIEFELGEDAAAAIDNMNESELFGRTIRVNTAKPMRIKEGSSRPVWSDDDWLKKFSGKTTDEAEGEAAGGETTTTATEEAEPPAKKGRVNPQVYMDIKIGNKAAGRLRFLLRADIVPMTAENFRCLCTHEKGFGFKGSSFHRVIPQFMCQGGDFTNHNGTGGKSIYGRKFDDENFVLKHTAPGQLSMANSGANTNGSQFFITTDKTDWLDGKHVVFGDMVEGMDVLREMEAQGNKDGKPKQKVIISDCGEYE is encoded by the exons ATGGCGTCTAACAAACGAGTGCTGTATGTTG gtgGCCTGGCAGAGGAGGTGGATGAGAAGGTTTTACATGCAGCTTTTATACCGTTTGGAGACATCACAGACATCCAGATACCATTAGACTATGAAACAG AAAAGCACAGAGGATTTGCGTTCATTGAGTTTGAATTGGGAGAG GATGCTGCAGCAGCTATTGATAACATG AATGAGTCTGAGCTTTTTGGACGGACTATCCGGGTCAACACTGCCAAGCCTATGAGAATCAAAGAAGGTTCTTCTCGACCAG TGTGGTCGGACGATGACTGGCTGAAGAAGTTCTCGGGGAAAACCACAGACGAGGCTGAGGGGGAGGCAGCGGGCGGAGAGACGACCACCACTGCAACAGAGGAG GCTGAGCCCCCGGCTAAAAAGGGCAGAGTTAATCCTCAGGTCTACATGGACATCAAGATTGGAAACAAGGCAGCCGGGAGACTGCGCTTCCTCCTTCGGGCTGACATCGTTCCCATGACAGCAG AGAATTTCCGCTGCCTGTGCACACACGAGAAGGGCTTTGGCTTTAAGGGCAGCAGCTTTCATCGCGTCATCCCTCAGTTTATGTGCCAAGGAGGTGACTTCACCAACCACAATGGCACTGGTGGCAAGTCCATCTATGGCCGGAAGTTTGATGATGAAAACTTTGTCCTCAAGCACACAGCGCCAG GGCAGCTCTCCATGGCCAACTCTGGAGCAAACACTAATGGCTCTCAGTTCTTCATCACCACTGACAAAACAGACTGGCTGGATGGCAAACATGTGGTGTTTGGAGATATGGTGGAGGGGATGGATGTGCTGCGTGAAATGGAG GCTCAGGGAAATAAAGACGGCAAGCCGAAGCAGAAAGTCATCATCTCTGACTGCGGAGAATACGAGTGA